The Glycine soja cultivar W05 chromosome 8, ASM419377v2, whole genome shotgun sequence genome has a window encoding:
- the LOC114421175 gene encoding putative BPI/LBP family protein At1g04970: MRLVDVFEGDIASAVEEGISEKIKGGIVNIDNLLQSLPEKISLDKTAALNVFFVGNPVLSNSSISIAINGLFTGKNEVLVPRGYQKGVKISAACGGLQKMLKVSIHENVFKSASLVYYNAGKRQLIIDELPDQNILNTAEWRFIVPQLYKRYPNDDMQLNISISSPQVIQVTYQDIGATIFVDITIVVLEDGEVIPVACISVEISASCAVEVEGNNTAGWLRLQTFSEYLKWSKIGKLRVHLIQSLMSSVLKTVVLPYLNFKLKRGFPLPIIDG, from the exons ATGAG GCTAGTAGATGTTTTTGAAGGGGATATAGCATCTGCCGTTGAAGAGGGCATTTCGGAGAAAATAAAAGGAGGGATTGTgaatattgataatttattgCAATCTCTTCCAGAGAAGATCTCACTAGACAAAACCGCTGCactaaatgttttttttgttggaaatccTGTGTTGAGTAATTCCTCTATTTCAATTGCAATTAATGGTTTATTCACAGGGAAAAATGAAGTTTTAGTACCTCGGGGTTACCAGAaaggagtgaagatttctgctGCCTGTGGTGGTTTACAAAAGATGTTAAAGGTTTCGATACATGAAAATGTGTTCAAATCTGCTTCCCTAGTTTACTACAAT GCAGGTAAAAGGCAATTGATTATTGATGAACTGCCTGATCAGAACATTTTGAACACTGCTGAATGGAGATTCATAGTTCCCCAATTATACAAGCGATATCCAAATGATGACATGCAGCTTAATATCTCTATATCTTCTCCACAAGTTATACAAGTGACCTACCAAGATATTGGTGCAACTATTTTTGTAGATATAACAATCGTTGTTCTGGAAGACGGTGAAGTCATACCTGTTGCATGCATCTCAGTG GAAATTAGTGCTTCATGTGCTGTGGAAGTTGAAGGAAACAATACTGCTGGTTGGCTCAGATTACAAACATTTTCTGAATACTTGAAGTGGAGCAAAATAGGGAAATTGCGTGTGCATCTGATCCAG TCACTAATGTCAAGTGTCCTCAAAACTGTCGTCCTTCCATACCTGAACTTCAAATTAAAGAGAGGATTCCCATTACCAATTATTGATGGTTAA